The Diabrotica undecimpunctata isolate CICGRU chromosome 3, icDiaUnde3, whole genome shotgun sequence genome includes the window TGTCCCAGGTTGAGGGGACTTATTCCTGGGTTGTCTTTCAGGTCCTTGATCGTCTGTTTTTCTCTCATCGTCAGGGTGATCCTGTGCGGACGGTTTAGGattagtttttgatttaggttgatgtttttagtttttcttgtgaactgtagtttttgatgtttttacagtcactttgttatttctttttatatgttttgcggaatatcgcggaagtaatttatttctggtaactgttTTCCGTGTGTAGATTTTTGTACTTGGTTTATACGTAATAGGGTCTTGTctcgatttatttctattttcaatgactttatttttattctcttgtatttgcTGGTCTTGTTTTTGCTGGAACATCCTACTGACTGCGctaattatgaatgttcttgggaaaaacacttttttaaaaactgaactttacaattaaaacttttatttcgacttacaaagattttagtaacaacaataataatttaaatcagactatattttaaatcagactatattttaaatcagactaaaaaatattgattttaacatggtgtttttataatttattaattgctgatcttgctgttcaatacgtcgcaatttagtccagaatgttcaagcggtagccccgtgttggaatccacgtggtggaacttactggatggtagcggtcattgtactgtaactcgcgaaatcaatgttcaataaaatgtaTATCAGCTCGAcgataaaaattcaatatcttttgatccaaatgtcccatcgacaaaaattaagatgcgttttaaaggcaaagggAGTAGCTTTCGTATGCAAGTTTTGAATTTCACCGAGAATGAatacagtttttataaaggtgttaaataaattaacgttgcgtgatttttgccattttttacgattctcgtgagatcaataaaattgataacTTTCATtaaccagttgtagtaaaattgtCATTTTTAGAGATCATTCTTTAAAAATTACGAATCTTTAGAAGTTTCAATTTTCAGTTGTGGTACCAAATATACggcatttgaaatataaataaaaaacacagaatttaatgttttacattacaaacgatcataCGCCACGAGAAATGCATTTAACAAGACAGTTTTGGATGCAGTTTATTGTAGAACctttgttcttttaaaaaacgtactagtgtaattgaaaaaagagttttaaaatgttttagatcgtttgttatgtgaaagtttaaatccagcgttttttaagcatatttcaaattttccatatttgttaccaaaattcaaaactaaaattacatgctataggttttaaagtaTAGGCTCTAGTAATCAAAACTTAATAGTGGCTAGTCAATGAAAGGGAGAAATTATATAGATCtcataagaatcataaaaaatggcaacaaTCGCGctaagtttatttgcggcaaaatacaaaaactgcaaaCGAAAGCTCAACTCTCTacctttaaaacaaattttgatttttgtcgataggacacttgaatCAAAATATACCGAATTTTtatcgtcgagctgatacaaattttattgaacgttACATTCTACACTAAaatactaataaacatttttatttaaaattatctcagctacatttttatttgaaaaatttttgtctatggtgtagatattcttggtaaatcgatttttttgcttttttaccaAGCTGCGATGgggattttagggggaagcccggggttaaaagtggtaaacttttttgcatcttttttgggatccaaaaattaatattctttgcaaaatttagcttgttcgtatgatttttaaggCTCAACTTTCTGAATACTGGACTCTTTAAACAAAACATATTAACACCTGGTTATCTGAAGGTGCTTTGCTCCTACTGTAGCGCGCAACTGGTTTTGCGTTCAAAGAAGTATGCTAATACGTTACCTTAAAGGTGCAGAAACCCCCAATGTAGACTTCACCAGAAACTAGTTAATTTAAATCAAAAGTTTTATGAGTACCATTCCCATCGAATCTTCGGAATTGTTCCCACTGCTACCGGAGTCTGCACACAGACTGAGTCTGGATTGAAAAATCTGACAGACGCATAATTTATTAGAAGTGTACAAAGATAAgctaaaaagtttcttttgaatttaTTTGAAATCTGTAAACCTATCACAAATTATGtaggtttagaaaaaatgttCCATAATTACCATTTATGTATAGTTACACTTAGTATAGCAAGTTACTAATATCCATATCTTTTATTTTTAGGTTTCGACAATATTGATCGGTTTCAAGGTTTTGACCTGGCAACCGCCAAGATGATCCTAAAAAGTCTTGCAGAGTTTCATGCCATACCAGttgcaataaaagtaaaagatacTAAGACATTCGAAAAGAACATTAAGGCGTTTATGTCTTGTAATTTCCCTAGTCCTCCAAAACCGCCAGTAGAgtacatttttgaaataatttataaTGTACTGCAAGATGAgtcatataaaaaatttattccaAAGATTCAggaatcttttaaaaaattttcattacTATGTGACGAGTTTCGCGAACCATTTGCTACCATAACACATAGAGATTTATGGGTGAACAACATTATGGTTAAACAAGTTGAAAATACCACAGAAGAAGTTAAGATTGTAGATTTTCAACTCTACAGTTACGACTCGCCTGCTGcagatatatttttcttcctgTTCTCAAGCGTCAATTTTGATGTTTTGAAGAATCACGTAGATGATCTCTTCAAATATTACCAACAACACTTCCAAAAAACATTGAAGGATCTTGATTGCGATCTAGATTTTTCTTACGAGAAGTTTATAGAAGAATTAAGTTTAGCTACTCGTTGGGAACTGGCtcatacaattttttttgtatgctTTGTGATAAATGGTCCAAAAGGTGGTCTTCCAATGCCAAAAGACGTAAATGAGAAACCAGatgtttctaaaataaagatTCCTGATTTTGTAGCAGACAGAATTAAGTGGATACTTAGTGAATGTGATAGAAGAAATTGGTTAAAATTTTAAGGATGTAGCTCcattatcataaatattttttaattacctctaATAGTAGCAAAGGCGAAAATATGTGGTgctatttatttttagaataatataaagacattaaaattgttacttataaacaaaatttgtaaatttatggcaaaatatatttattaactgAAAATCAAaggtagttttttatttaaaagtttaggtgacgttaatttccatatatttgaatataaatattatatttatattggaagaagccacaattgattgaaatataaattacattttatattagtttttgatttccactccagaaatcgctaaaaaaaaagaaagaattttaaattaaaataaggaaACCATTACACTATTACACCTGATGTATATTAGTTAGCTTTTACCAAAATTTGACAGACGATTTACCCGGGACTCGATCTTGCAGGTAGATAAGCTATGTTttgattttataataattctgAGGTTGGTGTTGTACTTTGGAGTCGACATCAAACTCTGATTTGTTATGTGTTTATATGTAAATGTGTTGTGTATTATGTATGTATAGATGTTGTGTCTCTGactatatattaatttaatattattgataTATTCTTGTTGCTGACTTATTATATTAGTATTGGCAAGCAGAGTCTGCTACATTCTGTTTATAGATTTGCTCCacattttcttcattaagtaagatGAAAGGATCACGAAAACCGACTTCACAACCATATAAACAGGGAAGTGTTAAAACTGTTAAATAATGAAGACCTAGTCCGCAGGTTCAAACGTATCAAGCCTTTTGAAATTGTGTGATGGTGATAAATCTACATGGTGGtctttaagtaattgtacaaacagaaaccttagattctgcactttaacaTATTaagatttaagccaacttgctttaataaaatgttgatattaagaaagatacagggttttaaagtggaaatttaaaattttatttttcgctataacttttacgtttgtaaatatttttggacaaaaatttacagttggatgttTTTGAGtgggataaattataattttatacatattttaatgttactgatagaggccgccacatatgccacatgtgtggcataaatttgcgcttaacttttttgctctttaactctatttgtgttaaaaaatattaaagatacattatttttacaaagaaaaggtagcTGCATAATAAtccttagtttgatatttgtgcggtaaagtacaaaaagagaaaaggagaaaagattcttcatcttcttctttaggtgccgtgaccgtattcagacgttggccgtcatcatgtttacaatttcccttttctatcgcttcttaagtttctataatggtgttgtgttactttttctctattgtaaaatgctaaaaacccaaaatatttagtttatgcaagatggtacaccaccacattcaagagagaaggcagttagaacatacttaattacaacttttctgaacgttggattggtcgtggtagtcatattccttggcaatcttgtgagatattaatataatcattcgatttataaaaaatccgaaaagaatacttattatttattacGTGAATTGTTTACACATTTTTATTAGGAAAAATAGAAACTAGAGTACatgtattgaataacacatatgtgtcttgtttcataatacttttgctacaaatctaaccttaaagactcatcATTTTTACAAATACagcatcgttggcctaataaccgatattgttataaatataataaacatacaggcaatttagttcagcataatattagttcgttagtaaatcataatagtccatttgttcgagatgtaattatagttactcgtaagctgtaacgtaatcatatgaATAAGTAATTTCATCGATAgattattccgtgtgtatataagtaacaaatgaacaagatatattacagtttaatacattatttaacctctgcgacaaataagatgtagtttcataatataccataagatttggatatgtatccaaaagaatatattcatccattatacattatagccaccattatagaatttaatccgcttgattttggtgtattaaaatattaagccatcggttaaaattaaatgaactagtGTTCTTACCGTTTTTCTTgtagtttttgtttcgtttctctcgtttagttgttaatctttaatgttaagttatcgtagagtttttataacatctataaaaaaatcctacaaattgttttttgaactgatgatgcttttaaaaataaaagcgaaacatattcgaataaatcaataaagtagttgacgacttttatttgccattgaagcgtctttgccattccttgatgttcttattcagaaaaatccacctcacagtttttcctattccgtgtaccggaaacccactcatacaaaccgctatctcaatgcccagtcacatcatcaccccgcccaacttaattcagtcatcaacactcttatttcccgttccataagacttagcgacaacaatcacaggtcatccgaaatcaattcaataagacaaacactcctacaaaacggctaccacaaaacccaaatcaatagaagcattcaaaaacttctaaaccccattccatccaaaaaagaaaccttgccgccggatcaacccaaaatctttctaccttttattaaaggtgtcactgacaagatcagtagaactcttatccctcttaatatcaaaaccatcttcaccactcactccaaattgtccaatctcgttagatccgtaaaagaccaaatccccaatgaagaccatggtgtctacgagataccttgttccagttgcccacgtacatacgtaggacagacaaaccgacgaatccataaccgtatttacgaacattctctatcagtcaaacattccgataccacttcagccctagcccaacatcatattcagacaggccacaaaatagatttcgaaaaagcaaaaaccatcgctcctatccgctcattaaaagcgagaatcattcgtgaagctatcgaaatcgaaaaacggcctcacagcttgaacacgcgcgatgacgcgaaacgattgccggcaacatggcgaccccttcttcagcgacctcccgcccacaccgctcaggccacgtcagttcagaccacgtcagcgcataccgttcccgcgcatacagcgagtataaaagcagccacacagggtaagaccggttgtcactcgacactggggagtaggcagattgagacctcagtgccgagagacagttcttgcaatatagaacacgatactggtacgtctcgagtgaggggagtaggcagattgagaccccgaactcgaaccgaaccgtatccctcttgataatggctccaaaatgggtgccgaaacgtcgagttttaaattctcaacgcggttcttcccgagaactcagtaattttcatatatatatatatatatatatatatatatatatatatatatatatatttatatatatatatatatatatatatatatatatatatatatatatatatatatatatatatatatatatatttaaatagtaCCAAACATAAACAAGTTGATCAAATAGTTTactttggatatcggttaaactTACAAAGAGTCATAGTGAAATTATATCCAGAATTGAGCAGGCCAGAGCCGCTTTTAAAAGGATATCCAAGGTATCATGCAACAGGGACCTATAATTGGCATTGCGGAACAGTGTACTTCGCTGTTACGTGTtttcggtcttactttatggtttCGAGTCTTCAactgtaaatgatttaaattgCCTTGAGGCTTTTTAAATGTGTTgctataaaggaatttttaaaagcttcttgcATAGTCTGAGAACCACTTGTCAATAATTACCCCAGAATGCAAAAGATAAGGGCTTTTAAAGGATCAGCTTCCTGAAACCTGATCTAATTTATTGCACTTTTCTAGAAGAGGACGCATACGCAATGTTATATAAAGAGCTTTGATGACAACTTTAAAGATTACGAATAATCTAATTTAGTACGGTGGAGTTGACATTCAAAAGATTCTCAGACCATCGCCCCGTACCACCTCTACTTAAGCGGGATTTATTCCTACGAAGAGGGCAGAATCAAACAAAAACTCGAGGCGTAAATATCTACAGTTTAGCGTCGAAGATTTCTTTTTTCTCCGCCGTCGCGATGAGCTCCGACGCTGTTCTCCTTGTTGACAACTATAACATCTCTAAAATGGTAAGTGCATCTCTTTAAAATTGATGATAGTTTATGAGTTATGCCAATCGATTTTTTCTTATTTACAATCATATATTTCTTTTCACTTTTAACGTCTCTAATTGACTAACTAGGTATTTCTTTATTACCTACGTAAAAACTcgatgtcatttataaacaataaattcaACAAGTTTGAAGATAGGAAACAAGATATCACCGCAAGCAGTTCAGAAACGCTTACACGAAGTGATTTAAAGGTGACAgcaataccatatgtaaagggcttaTTAGGAAAACTAAAAAGGATTGGAAATAAATACATCACAATTGTAACCAACAAAGTAACCAATACTGAGATCCATTCTGtccaaaactaaacctaacaacaTACTAGAGAGATCATAGAACTGCGTCTATAAAATATCCTGTAAATGCAACAATAAGTAGGTGGGAGAGACCGCAAGACCAATAACAGTTAGGTTAAATGAGCATGAAATATACTTCAAATACAAAAACTTCAATAGATACCAGATACGAAAACATGCCTTGGACAATGAATACAAAGTACAATAAAAAGACGcatcaataataataaaagagacaaacaattaattaaaaaacagcTTTCATTTAACTTCTTCTAGTGCCGACTCCACTAATAAAGTGAGTTTAACCCGGTCCAGCTGCGAATGTTTTTCAGctaggatatttgtcgtctaccaggactaCTTTTTTCTtggattttacccatcataatcggctgcaacaactcgtactttttatttctaagtatgtgccccaaatatgctgtctttcttcttttaatgttggtcaaaagttctctgtctcttcccattctgtgcaacactatttcgttcgtaatatgagcGGTCcattatattttcaaaattttcttcaaagccacatctcaaaaacttccagttttctcattaggTTGACACTAACAGTCCAAGCTTTGGCaccataaagaaaaataaagtggATATAACACTTTATTAtacgatatcggatttgcagttTGACACTTTGGTTActtagaaatttcctcatcttcgaAAAAGCTTCTCTTTGAGACCAGCTGCTTATTTTACCTTtctatgcatattaaatgtattttgtttttattccaaTAACTCTATCTATTCACACTGTTTTTAACCCATTTTCTTTGGAATTTCATATTTTGGTGCTTATTTGtctctaaatatttttgtacattcttttgttgttAGATTGTTGTtagattttcatgttttttccatgagttgcagtatattgtcattcatccaactttttttcttctctttcttttcttttatatattcttcTCTGATCTTGTAAAAGGTTTCATATATATTCTGGAGTGGTTCTTCTGGATTATATGTTTGCGTCATGCTActtagcttttctgaaagaatcttttattttttgcatatcacattttttgttactaccctttttgttacctttttaaatctaaatctaaatttACTAATGATAGGAACATGATCTGACGATATGTTAGCACGGgggtaacttttaactgataAGCATCCACTACGGAATTTCTtgttcaccattatgtaatcaattttATTCCGTATTATGTTTTCTGGTTGATCTTGCAgaaagaccaaagtatacaaacATTTTGCTTATAGTTTGAAGATCGTATACAgtattgtaaattattttttctctacaaatagttttaatctTTATCCCCTTttcccttttctttcttttccctAGACCAAAATCACCAATGAACTTTCCTCTTTTCCTTTTACCAATTTTCGCATTTAAGTCATCCATAATAATAGTTATGGCAAATATTGTgttgtgctacccaattatccttggtcaatgCATTCGAATCGTATAGTTTcataatgcacgttaattctgctacaagaattactaaaacaacatccaccataattaattatattgtcgcagatttctcaccccttgttgtacgctctacaattaatAATGCAGGACTATTTGATTATTAAGCAGTATAtgccaagtttaacactcttaataAACAATTCTCGAAAACCTAACGTTTAGGTAGAATTTTGTCCGCTAAGAACTTATGTAAATTCCAAAATGTCTAATTGACATTTGTATGGTACTTTCTCTTTGTGGAGGTAAACTATAATTTCACTGATTTTCTAGATAGGCTTGTccgtattttcaataaggcatttcctttaattacaattaagtcaaagcATCACAAATCCTGGACTATCAAAAggatccgcatatcagccaaaaatatgcgttcactactgtacatcaagaaatttactaccaacgtctttgtcactgaatatcgagaaagaaaaacctatctaaaatttatcaaaacagctaaaaaaaattACTATCAGAATCATCTGCGAAACTCTAAAAATGTTtcaagagaaacttggtccataataaacaaccttcgaaataaaactaacacagttcaaacattttctcttccaaaccctaaaaatctaaatgaatacatTATTATTGTGAGTAAAAATATGAGTAAAAATATGACATCAACTATTTCGTCACAACAAGaacctatttcctatctccccaatttaaaaaaggtctcgaattcattctttataaaaccagttgataaatctgaactgatccaaacaatcagtagtattaaaagcaaatcttcctgtagtactgatggactatccataaaaatcttcctaaatctcccaaaaaaatgtgttggaagtcctggtctcactaattaacgattcctttgaaaaagataTATTTCTAGAGTCCCTAAAGATAGTCACtattattcctctttataagggTGGTAAAAAATGTAatatctgcaactatagacctagtGGCTTAccaccggtcctatccaaaattttataagtctctcaataagccggacttatgtcctttctcgttggaaacaatattttatcacaaagtc containing:
- the LOC140436763 gene encoding uncharacterized protein, with translation MAEIVVPKIEKLDQLISDHIGKDKKVIDSKITRLTAPGDNFGSEMLKVDLRLKSTGGKEENLHVVAKLIPENEFARAIFNVDVSFNVEKEFYNTIVPTLQDFQRKQGITKVIDCFPRLYGARNNLENNGEKVDNNAALVLENLKSQGFDNIDRFQGFDLATAKMILKSLAEFHAIPVAIKVKDTKTFEKNIKAFMSCNFPSPPKPPVEYIFEIIYNVLQDESYKKFIPKIQESFKKFSLLCDEFREPFATITHRDLWVNNIMVKQVENTTEEVKIVDFQLYSYDSPAADIFFFLFSSVNFDVLKNHVDDLFKYYQQHFQKTLKDLDCDLDFSYEKFIEELSLATRWELAHTIFFVCFVINGPKGGLPMPKDVNEKPDVSKIKIPDFVADRIKWILSECDRRNWLKF